CGGGCGGTACCCCCACCCACTTCTCGAAGAGGAACCGCGATGAACGGCATCAATCACGACGAAACCAACGAGCAGCAGCCGTCGGGCATGGCCATCCACAGGTACCGCCCCTACCCACCGATCTCACTCACCGACCGGACATGGCCGTCCCGTAGCATCACTGCCGCACCACGCTGGTGCGCGGTCGACCTTCGTGACGGCAACCAGGCCCTGATCGACCCGATGACGCCGGACCGCAAGCGACGGATGTTCGACCTGCTGGTGAAGCTGGGCTACAAGGAGATCGAGGTCGGCTTCCCCTCGGCCTCCCAGACCGATCATGACTTTCTGCGTCACCTGATCGAAGATGACGCGATTCCGGACGACGTAGTGATCCAAGTTCTGACCCAGTCGCGAGAGCACCTGATCAAGAGCACATTCAACGCGATCCGGGGTGCCAAGCAGGCCATCGTCCACCTGTACAACTCAACGTCTACCCTCCAGCGCCAAGTTGTGTTCGGGATGGACCGCGACGGGATCACGGACATCGCCGTGCGCGGAGCCCAGCTATGCGCGAAGTACGCGGAGCCCCTGGCCGGAGAGACCGACATCTTCTTCGAGTACTCCCCGGAGTCCTTCACCGGGACCGAACTGGACTACGCCGCCGAGGTATGCAACAGGGTCAACGACATCTGGGAACCAACACCCCAGCACAAAGTGATCATCAACCTGCCCGCGACCGTTGAGATGTCAACGCCCAACGTCTACGCCGATTCGATCGAGTGGATGGGTCGGAACCTCGAGCGGCGTGACTCCATCGTGGTGAGCCTGCACCCACACAACGACCGGGGCACGGCCGTAGCCGCTGCGGAACTTGGGCTGATGGCTGGCGCGGATCGCATCGAGGGCTGCCTATTTGGCAGTGGCGAGCGCACCGGGAACGTATGCCTGGTGACGCTGGGACTGAACCTGTTCAGCCAAGGGGTCGACCCTCAGATCAACTTCCGTGACATCGACGAGGTCAGGCGGACGGTCGAGTACTGCAATCAGCTCCCCGTCAACGAACGGCATCCCTACGGCGGCGACCTGGTCTACACAGCCTTCAGCGGATCGCATCAGGACGCCATCAACAAGGGGCTGCGCGCGATGCAGGCAGCCGCCGGCACCGTCCCCCACGTCGCTGGGGGTCCCCTCCCCCACTTCGCGGGGGGACCCCCAACGAAGTGGGGGAGGGGGTCTCCACCCGTCGATGACTTGGCTTGGCAAGTTCCGTACCTGCCAATCGACCCGAGAGATGTCGGCCGCACCTATGAGGCGGTCATCAGGGTGAACAGCCAGTCCGGCAAGGGCGGTGTCGCCTACATCATGCGCACTGAGCATCAGCTTGATCTGCCCAGGCGCCTGCAAGTCGAGTTCTCTCAGGCGATACAGCGACGCACCGACGACGCGGGGGGCGAGGTCACGCCGGACGAGATGTGGGAGATCTTCAACGACGAGTACCTGCCGAACCCAGACGCGCCGTGGGGGCGCTTCGAGCTGCTCTCGGTAGGCGAAGAGTCCAAGGTGGGTGGGCAGACCAGCGTCCACGTCGAGCTGACCGACTACGGCCGACCGATCCAGCTGTCCGGGACCGGTAATGGCCCGATCGCGGCGTTCTGTCAGGCGCTCGGATCACATGGAGTAAATGTGCGCGTCCTGGACTACGCCGAGCACGCCATGTCGTCCGGCGGAGACGCCTCCGCGGCGTCGTACCTGGAGTGCGGCATTGACGGCAGTGTCCTGTGGGGCGTTGGCATCGACCCGTCCATCGTGACGTCGTCGCTGAAGGCGATCGTGTCGGCTGTCAACCGGGCCTGTCGCGGCAAGACGCACGCCCACCCGTAGGGTTGGGCCTACGGTTCGTCGGCGGCGGCGAACGTGTGAGAGAGGAGCCCAGCTGTGGCGGAGCATCTGCGCTTGACTTTCCCGGAGAATCAGGTCACGGAACCGGTCATCTACCACTTGGTGAAGGACTATCACGTGGTCCCGAACATCCGGCGCGCTGCGATCGAGAGCCACTTCGGCTGGATGGTCGTCGAACTCGCTGGAGATCTCGACTCGATCGCCGCGGCCAAGAAGTACCTTGAGTCGCACGGGATCAGAATCGACAGCGCCGAAGGCGACATCGTCGAGGGCTAACTCCGGACGGCGATCTCCCCGTCGGCCCGCTCCTTGGTGAAGTACTCGTCGTAACGTCGTTGCGCGTCATCGCCGAACAGCAGCTCGCAGGCTTCCTGTATCCCGTCGGCATCCCTGATCGCGTCGTGGTCGATCACCAGCGCGATCTTCGACCGACGCCTCATGAAGTCCTCGAGCTTGGTGATCATCTCAGTCTTGGCCGCGTAGAACAGCTCGACTCGCACGTACTCGGCACCCTCGATGACGTCATCGGCCATGCTCGGGTCATCGCGGATCGCTTCGAGCATCGCGAAGGAGCGCAGCCCATACCGCCTCCACAACCGCGTCGACAAGGTCTCGAAGCTCGCTCGCCTGCGCAGCTTGTCCAGCCCCATCAGCCGCGCCTGGCGCTCGAACTCGTTCCTGGTCGCCTTCTTCGGCTCCCCGTACCAGGACTTCTTGTCCTTCTCCAGGCTGACTCCCAGGGACTTCACAAGAGCACAGACTTCGTTGCCGATGTTCACGCAGTCGGTCAGCTTCCCGCCGAAGACCGTGATCCATGACCGCGCGGAATCGGTCTCCATCGCGTGCTTGCGCGACAACGAGGTCCAGTCCGTCTTCTCGCTATCCATGACGGTGGCTTCGACGACCAATGGCCGCACTCCGCAGCGGGTCGCGATTATGTCAGCGGGCGTCAACGGCTT
This genomic window from Candidatus Nanopelagicales bacterium contains:
- the leuA gene encoding 2-isopropylmalate synthase; the protein is MNGINHDETNEQQPSGMAIHRYRPYPPISLTDRTWPSRSITAAPRWCAVDLRDGNQALIDPMTPDRKRRMFDLLVKLGYKEIEVGFPSASQTDHDFLRHLIEDDAIPDDVVIQVLTQSREHLIKSTFNAIRGAKQAIVHLYNSTSTLQRQVVFGMDRDGITDIAVRGAQLCAKYAEPLAGETDIFFEYSPESFTGTELDYAAEVCNRVNDIWEPTPQHKVIINLPATVEMSTPNVYADSIEWMGRNLERRDSIVVSLHPHNDRGTAVAAAELGLMAGADRIEGCLFGSGERTGNVCLVTLGLNLFSQGVDPQINFRDIDEVRRTVEYCNQLPVNERHPYGGDLVYTAFSGSHQDAINKGLRAMQAAAGTVPHVAGGPLPHFAGGPPTKWGRGSPPVDDLAWQVPYLPIDPRDVGRTYEAVIRVNSQSGKGGVAYIMRTEHQLDLPRRLQVEFSQAIQRRTDDAGGEVTPDEMWEIFNDEYLPNPDAPWGRFELLSVGEESKVGGQTSVHVELTDYGRPIQLSGTGNGPIAAFCQALGSHGVNVRVLDYAEHAMSSGGDASAASYLECGIDGSVLWGVGIDPSIVTSSLKAIVSAVNRACRGKTHAHP
- a CDS encoding NIL domain-containing protein; this translates as MAEHLRLTFPENQVTEPVIYHLVKDYHVVPNIRRAAIESHFGWMVVELAGDLDSIAAAKKYLESHGIRIDSAEGDIVEG